Proteins from a single region of Scylla paramamosain isolate STU-SP2022 chromosome 13, ASM3559412v1, whole genome shotgun sequence:
- the LOC135106322 gene encoding coronin-1A-like isoform X6 has protein sequence MVDTRACQKPSSRQNTFRGIRSSKFRHVYGKGARKENCYENVLITQKAHDTAACAVNPKFVAIAVEVAGGGAFIVLPLDKTGRIDINTPKVTGHAGPVLDLKWCPFNDNLIASGADDCTIKLWHIPDGGLKANLTEPLADLQGHQRRVSIVEWHPTAENVLFSAGYDYQILVWDARRGVLMQTLDLHTDVIYSLSLNRDGSRMATTSRDKRLRIIDPLSGKVLQEGLCHEGSKACKAVYCGDMGLVFTTGFSRFSDRQYGVWDEKNLNTPLRLDTIDSSSGVLTPFYDHDTRVVFVAGKGDGNIRYYEITDSPPYCHFLSQYISGEPQRGFGVMPKRGCKVSQCEIFRFYKLYATKAICEPISMIVPRKSDQFQPDLYPDTASPTPAMSAEEWFAGTTRGPVLMSMKTGMTIKTHRPLPLRPTESSSDKNADKKYAFLSRETRADYRPLEVKTSSSTDKDLKTSTNLDTKFQALQKLWGCNVKNMGDNKEQCSTNSSGIESEKTYTSTKNTINKMNIKSGDSPHKLTSYAMQEKEIEILEKPSPKTESELRRAYTAQCEELKLLRRQLIIKDRRIHELEDQLNQFKTHHK, from the exons ATGGTGGATACGAGAGCGTGTCAGAAGCCTTCCAGCAGG CAGAACACATTCCGAGGCATCCGGTCCTCAAAGTTCCGGCACGTGTATGGCAAAGGCGCCCGCAAGGAGAACTGCTACGAGAATGTGCTCATCACGCAGAAGGCGCACGACACAGCTGCCTGCGCGGTCAACCCAAAGTTTGTGGCCATCGCTGTGgaagtggcaggaggaggagccttcATAGTGCTGCCTCTTGACAAG ACGGGGCGCATAGACATCAACACTCCGAAGGTGACGGGACACGCAGGACCGGTGCTGGATCTCAAGTGGTGTCCCTTTAATGACAACCTCATTGCATCAGGGGCAGATGACTGTACTATAAAGTTATGGCACATACCGGATGGAGGACTCAAGGCTAACCTGACAGAGCCCCTGGCCGACCTGCAGGGCCATCAGCGACGCGTGTCCATTGTGGAGTGGCACCCGACGGCTGAGAATGTGTTGTTCTCTGCAGGTTATGACTATCAG ATCCTGGTGTGGGACGCTCGCCGAGGAGTCCTCATGCAGACCCTTGATCTCCACACCGATGTGATATACAGCCTCTCTCTGAACCGCGACGGCTCCCGCATGGCTACCACCAGCAGGGACAAGCGCCTCAGAATTATTGACCCGCTCTCTGGGAAGGTCCTGCAG GAGGGACTGTGTCATGAGGGCTCCAAGGCATGCAAGGCAGTGTACTGTGGGGACATGGGGCTGGTCTTCACCACGGGCTTCAGTAGGTTTAGTGACCGTCAGTACGGAGTGTGGGACGAGAAGAACCTCAACACTCCCCTTCGTCTTGACACCATTGACTCCTCTTCAGGGGTGCTGACACCCTTCTATGACCACGACACAAGGGTGGTCTTTGTGGCCGGCAAG GGAGATGGTAACATCCGGTACTATGAGATCACAGACAGCCCCCCCTACTGCCACTTCCTCAGCCAGTATATATCAGGAGAACCACAG AGAGGATTTGGTGTGATGCCTAAGAGAGGCTGTAAAGTGTCTCAGTGTGAGATATTCCGTTTCTACAAATTGTATGCCACCAAGGCCATCTGTGAACCCATCTCCATGATAGTACCCAGGAAG AGTGACCAGTTCCAGCCTGACCTGTACCCTGACACAGCCTCCCCCACACCAGCCATGTCAGCTGAGGAGTGGTTCGCGGGCACCACCAGAGGGCCAGTTCTGATGTCAATGAAGACAG GAATGACCATCAAGACTCACCGGCCTCTCCCACTGAGACCAACCGAGTCCTCCTCTGACAAAAATGCCGACAAGAAGTATGCTTTCCTCTCCCGGGAGACGCGAGCCGACTACCGGCCGCTGGAG GTCAAGACCTCCAGTAGCACAGACAAAGATCTCAAGACTTCCACTAATTTGGACACGAAATTCCAAGCTCTACAAAAACTCTGGGGATGCAATGTTAAGAATATG GGAGACAACAAAGAGCAGTGTTCCACCAATAGCAGTGGGATTGAAAGTGAAAAGACTTACACATCCACCAAAAACACCATCAATAAAATGAACATCAAGTCTGGGGACTCTCCCCACAAGTTGACTAGCTATGCTATGCAAGAAAAAGAGATTGAGATCTTGGAGAAGCCTTCCCCAAAGACTGAATCTGAG CTCCGTAGAGCATACACAGCCCAGTGTGAGGAGCTCAAGCTGTTGCGCCGCCAGTTGATTATCAAGGACCGGAGGATCCACGAGCTGGAAGACCAGCTCAACCAATTCAAGACTCACCATAAATAG
- the LOC135106322 gene encoding coronin-1A-like isoform X2 — protein sequence MHIPKMPAQSATLTLKQNTFRGIRSSKFRHVYGKGARKENCYENVLITQKAHDTAACAVNPKFVAIAVEVAGGGAFIVLPLDKTGRIDINTPKVTGHAGPVLDLKWCPFNDNLIASGADDCTIKLWHIPDGGLKANLTEPLADLQGHQRRVSIVEWHPTAENVLFSAGYDYQILVWDARRGVLMQTLDLHTDVIYSLSLNRDGSRMATTSRDKRLRIIDPLSGKVLQEGLCHEGSKACKAVYCGDMGLVFTTGFSRFSDRQYGVWDEKNLNTPLRLDTIDSSSGVLTPFYDHDTRVVFVAGKGDGNIRYYEITDSPPYCHFLSQYISGEPQRGFGVMPKRGCKVSQCEIFRFYKLYATKAICEPISMIVPRKSDQFQPDLYPDTASPTPAMSAEEWFAGTTRGPVLMSMKTGMTIKTHRPLPLRPTESSSDKNADKKYAFLSRETRADYRPLEVKTSSSTDKDLKTSTNLDTKFQALQKLWGCNVKNMGDNKEQCSTNSSGIESEKTYTSTKNTINKMNIKSGDSPHKLTSYAMQEKEIEILEKPSPKTESELRRAYTAQCEELKLLRRQLIIKDRRIHELEDQLNQFKTHHK from the exons ATGCATATCCCAAAAATGCCTGCACAGTCGG CAACGTTGACCTTGAAGCAGAACACATTCCGAGGCATCCGGTCCTCAAAGTTCCGGCACGTGTATGGCAAAGGCGCCCGCAAGGAGAACTGCTACGAGAATGTGCTCATCACGCAGAAGGCGCACGACACAGCTGCCTGCGCGGTCAACCCAAAGTTTGTGGCCATCGCTGTGgaagtggcaggaggaggagccttcATAGTGCTGCCTCTTGACAAG ACGGGGCGCATAGACATCAACACTCCGAAGGTGACGGGACACGCAGGACCGGTGCTGGATCTCAAGTGGTGTCCCTTTAATGACAACCTCATTGCATCAGGGGCAGATGACTGTACTATAAAGTTATGGCACATACCGGATGGAGGACTCAAGGCTAACCTGACAGAGCCCCTGGCCGACCTGCAGGGCCATCAGCGACGCGTGTCCATTGTGGAGTGGCACCCGACGGCTGAGAATGTGTTGTTCTCTGCAGGTTATGACTATCAG ATCCTGGTGTGGGACGCTCGCCGAGGAGTCCTCATGCAGACCCTTGATCTCCACACCGATGTGATATACAGCCTCTCTCTGAACCGCGACGGCTCCCGCATGGCTACCACCAGCAGGGACAAGCGCCTCAGAATTATTGACCCGCTCTCTGGGAAGGTCCTGCAG GAGGGACTGTGTCATGAGGGCTCCAAGGCATGCAAGGCAGTGTACTGTGGGGACATGGGGCTGGTCTTCACCACGGGCTTCAGTAGGTTTAGTGACCGTCAGTACGGAGTGTGGGACGAGAAGAACCTCAACACTCCCCTTCGTCTTGACACCATTGACTCCTCTTCAGGGGTGCTGACACCCTTCTATGACCACGACACAAGGGTGGTCTTTGTGGCCGGCAAG GGAGATGGTAACATCCGGTACTATGAGATCACAGACAGCCCCCCCTACTGCCACTTCCTCAGCCAGTATATATCAGGAGAACCACAG AGAGGATTTGGTGTGATGCCTAAGAGAGGCTGTAAAGTGTCTCAGTGTGAGATATTCCGTTTCTACAAATTGTATGCCACCAAGGCCATCTGTGAACCCATCTCCATGATAGTACCCAGGAAG AGTGACCAGTTCCAGCCTGACCTGTACCCTGACACAGCCTCCCCCACACCAGCCATGTCAGCTGAGGAGTGGTTCGCGGGCACCACCAGAGGGCCAGTTCTGATGTCAATGAAGACAG GAATGACCATCAAGACTCACCGGCCTCTCCCACTGAGACCAACCGAGTCCTCCTCTGACAAAAATGCCGACAAGAAGTATGCTTTCCTCTCCCGGGAGACGCGAGCCGACTACCGGCCGCTGGAG GTCAAGACCTCCAGTAGCACAGACAAAGATCTCAAGACTTCCACTAATTTGGACACGAAATTCCAAGCTCTACAAAAACTCTGGGGATGCAATGTTAAGAATATG GGAGACAACAAAGAGCAGTGTTCCACCAATAGCAGTGGGATTGAAAGTGAAAAGACTTACACATCCACCAAAAACACCATCAATAAAATGAACATCAAGTCTGGGGACTCTCCCCACAAGTTGACTAGCTATGCTATGCAAGAAAAAGAGATTGAGATCTTGGAGAAGCCTTCCCCAAAGACTGAATCTGAG CTCCGTAGAGCATACACAGCCCAGTGTGAGGAGCTCAAGCTGTTGCGCCGCCAGTTGATTATCAAGGACCGGAGGATCCACGAGCTGGAAGACCAGCTCAACCAATTCAAGACTCACCATAAATAG
- the LOC135106322 gene encoding coronin-1A-like isoform X14 gives MVDTRACQKPSSRQNTFRGIRSSKFRHVYGKGARKENCYENVLITQKAHDTAACAVNPKFVAIAVEVAGGGAFIVLPLDKTGRIDINTPKVTGHAGPVLDLKWCPFNDNLIASGADDCTIKLWHIPDGGLKANLTEPLADLQGHQRRVSIVEWHPTAENVLFSAGYDYQILVWDARRGVLMQTLDLHTDVIYSLSLNRDGSRMATTSRDKRLRIIDPLSGKVLQEGLCHEGSKACKAVYCGDMGLVFTTGFSRFSDRQYGVWDEKNLNTPLRLDTIDSSSGVLTPFYDHDTRVVFVAGKGDGNIRYYEITDSPPYCHFLSQYISGEPQRGFGVMPKRGCKVSQCEIFRFYKLYATKAICEPISMIVPRKSDQFQPDLYPDTASPTPAMSAEEWFAGTTRGPVLMSMKTGMTIKTHRPLPLRPTESSSDKNADKKYAFLSRETRADYRPLEVKTSSSTDKDLKTSTNLDTKFQALQKLWGCNVKNMGDNKEQCSTNSSGIESEKTYTSTKNTINKMNIKSGDSPHKLTSYAMQEKEIEILEKPSPKTESESNPNESQEAAAAEAP, from the exons ATGGTGGATACGAGAGCGTGTCAGAAGCCTTCCAGCAGG CAGAACACATTCCGAGGCATCCGGTCCTCAAAGTTCCGGCACGTGTATGGCAAAGGCGCCCGCAAGGAGAACTGCTACGAGAATGTGCTCATCACGCAGAAGGCGCACGACACAGCTGCCTGCGCGGTCAACCCAAAGTTTGTGGCCATCGCTGTGgaagtggcaggaggaggagccttcATAGTGCTGCCTCTTGACAAG ACGGGGCGCATAGACATCAACACTCCGAAGGTGACGGGACACGCAGGACCGGTGCTGGATCTCAAGTGGTGTCCCTTTAATGACAACCTCATTGCATCAGGGGCAGATGACTGTACTATAAAGTTATGGCACATACCGGATGGAGGACTCAAGGCTAACCTGACAGAGCCCCTGGCCGACCTGCAGGGCCATCAGCGACGCGTGTCCATTGTGGAGTGGCACCCGACGGCTGAGAATGTGTTGTTCTCTGCAGGTTATGACTATCAG ATCCTGGTGTGGGACGCTCGCCGAGGAGTCCTCATGCAGACCCTTGATCTCCACACCGATGTGATATACAGCCTCTCTCTGAACCGCGACGGCTCCCGCATGGCTACCACCAGCAGGGACAAGCGCCTCAGAATTATTGACCCGCTCTCTGGGAAGGTCCTGCAG GAGGGACTGTGTCATGAGGGCTCCAAGGCATGCAAGGCAGTGTACTGTGGGGACATGGGGCTGGTCTTCACCACGGGCTTCAGTAGGTTTAGTGACCGTCAGTACGGAGTGTGGGACGAGAAGAACCTCAACACTCCCCTTCGTCTTGACACCATTGACTCCTCTTCAGGGGTGCTGACACCCTTCTATGACCACGACACAAGGGTGGTCTTTGTGGCCGGCAAG GGAGATGGTAACATCCGGTACTATGAGATCACAGACAGCCCCCCCTACTGCCACTTCCTCAGCCAGTATATATCAGGAGAACCACAG AGAGGATTTGGTGTGATGCCTAAGAGAGGCTGTAAAGTGTCTCAGTGTGAGATATTCCGTTTCTACAAATTGTATGCCACCAAGGCCATCTGTGAACCCATCTCCATGATAGTACCCAGGAAG AGTGACCAGTTCCAGCCTGACCTGTACCCTGACACAGCCTCCCCCACACCAGCCATGTCAGCTGAGGAGTGGTTCGCGGGCACCACCAGAGGGCCAGTTCTGATGTCAATGAAGACAG GAATGACCATCAAGACTCACCGGCCTCTCCCACTGAGACCAACCGAGTCCTCCTCTGACAAAAATGCCGACAAGAAGTATGCTTTCCTCTCCCGGGAGACGCGAGCCGACTACCGGCCGCTGGAG GTCAAGACCTCCAGTAGCACAGACAAAGATCTCAAGACTTCCACTAATTTGGACACGAAATTCCAAGCTCTACAAAAACTCTGGGGATGCAATGTTAAGAATATG GGAGACAACAAAGAGCAGTGTTCCACCAATAGCAGTGGGATTGAAAGTGAAAAGACTTACACATCCACCAAAAACACCATCAATAAAATGAACATCAAGTCTGGGGACTCTCCCCACAAGTTGACTAGCTATGCTATGCAAGAAAAAGAGATTGAGATCTTGGAGAAGCCTTCCCCAAAGACTGAATCTGAG TCCAACCCCAATGAATCACAGGAAGCGGCCGCAGCAGAAG CTCCGTAG
- the LOC135106322 gene encoding coronin-1A-like isoform X15, producing the protein MVDTRACQKPSSRNTFRGIRSSKFRHVYGKGARKENCYENVLITQKAHDTAACAVNPKFVAIAVEVAGGGAFIVLPLDKTGRIDINTPKVTGHAGPVLDLKWCPFNDNLIASGADDCTIKLWHIPDGGLKANLTEPLADLQGHQRRVSIVEWHPTAENVLFSAGYDYQILVWDARRGVLMQTLDLHTDVIYSLSLNRDGSRMATTSRDKRLRIIDPLSGKVLQEGLCHEGSKACKAVYCGDMGLVFTTGFSRFSDRQYGVWDEKNLNTPLRLDTIDSSSGVLTPFYDHDTRVVFVAGKGDGNIRYYEITDSPPYCHFLSQYISGEPQRGFGVMPKRGCKVSQCEIFRFYKLYATKAICEPISMIVPRKSDQFQPDLYPDTASPTPAMSAEEWFAGTTRGPVLMSMKTGMTIKTHRPLPLRPTESSSDKNADKKYAFLSRETRADYRPLEVKTSSSTDKDLKTSTNLDTKFQALQKLWGCNVKNMGDNKEQCSTNSSGIESEKTYTSTKNTINKMNIKSGDSPHKLTSYAMQEKEIEILEKPSPKTESESNPNESQEAAAAEAP; encoded by the exons ATGGTGGATACGAGAGCGTGTCAGAAGCCTTCCAGCAGG AACACATTCCGAGGCATCCGGTCCTCAAAGTTCCGGCACGTGTATGGCAAAGGCGCCCGCAAGGAGAACTGCTACGAGAATGTGCTCATCACGCAGAAGGCGCACGACACAGCTGCCTGCGCGGTCAACCCAAAGTTTGTGGCCATCGCTGTGgaagtggcaggaggaggagccttcATAGTGCTGCCTCTTGACAAG ACGGGGCGCATAGACATCAACACTCCGAAGGTGACGGGACACGCAGGACCGGTGCTGGATCTCAAGTGGTGTCCCTTTAATGACAACCTCATTGCATCAGGGGCAGATGACTGTACTATAAAGTTATGGCACATACCGGATGGAGGACTCAAGGCTAACCTGACAGAGCCCCTGGCCGACCTGCAGGGCCATCAGCGACGCGTGTCCATTGTGGAGTGGCACCCGACGGCTGAGAATGTGTTGTTCTCTGCAGGTTATGACTATCAG ATCCTGGTGTGGGACGCTCGCCGAGGAGTCCTCATGCAGACCCTTGATCTCCACACCGATGTGATATACAGCCTCTCTCTGAACCGCGACGGCTCCCGCATGGCTACCACCAGCAGGGACAAGCGCCTCAGAATTATTGACCCGCTCTCTGGGAAGGTCCTGCAG GAGGGACTGTGTCATGAGGGCTCCAAGGCATGCAAGGCAGTGTACTGTGGGGACATGGGGCTGGTCTTCACCACGGGCTTCAGTAGGTTTAGTGACCGTCAGTACGGAGTGTGGGACGAGAAGAACCTCAACACTCCCCTTCGTCTTGACACCATTGACTCCTCTTCAGGGGTGCTGACACCCTTCTATGACCACGACACAAGGGTGGTCTTTGTGGCCGGCAAG GGAGATGGTAACATCCGGTACTATGAGATCACAGACAGCCCCCCCTACTGCCACTTCCTCAGCCAGTATATATCAGGAGAACCACAG AGAGGATTTGGTGTGATGCCTAAGAGAGGCTGTAAAGTGTCTCAGTGTGAGATATTCCGTTTCTACAAATTGTATGCCACCAAGGCCATCTGTGAACCCATCTCCATGATAGTACCCAGGAAG AGTGACCAGTTCCAGCCTGACCTGTACCCTGACACAGCCTCCCCCACACCAGCCATGTCAGCTGAGGAGTGGTTCGCGGGCACCACCAGAGGGCCAGTTCTGATGTCAATGAAGACAG GAATGACCATCAAGACTCACCGGCCTCTCCCACTGAGACCAACCGAGTCCTCCTCTGACAAAAATGCCGACAAGAAGTATGCTTTCCTCTCCCGGGAGACGCGAGCCGACTACCGGCCGCTGGAG GTCAAGACCTCCAGTAGCACAGACAAAGATCTCAAGACTTCCACTAATTTGGACACGAAATTCCAAGCTCTACAAAAACTCTGGGGATGCAATGTTAAGAATATG GGAGACAACAAAGAGCAGTGTTCCACCAATAGCAGTGGGATTGAAAGTGAAAAGACTTACACATCCACCAAAAACACCATCAATAAAATGAACATCAAGTCTGGGGACTCTCCCCACAAGTTGACTAGCTATGCTATGCAAGAAAAAGAGATTGAGATCTTGGAGAAGCCTTCCCCAAAGACTGAATCTGAG TCCAACCCCAATGAATCACAGGAAGCGGCCGCAGCAGAAG CTCCGTAG
- the LOC135106322 gene encoding coronin-1A-like isoform X13, with protein sequence MVDTRACQKPSSRNTFRGIRSSKFRHVYGKGARKENCYENVLITQKAHDTAACAVNPKFVAIAVEVAGGGAFIVLPLDKTGRIDINTPKVTGHAGPVLDLKWCPFNDNLIASGADDCTIKLWHIPDGGLKANLTEPLADLQGHQRRVSIVEWHPTAENVLFSAGYDYQILVWDARRGVLMQTLDLHTDVIYSLSLNRDGSRMATTSRDKRLRIIDPLSGKVLQEGLCHEGSKACKAVYCGDMGLVFTTGFSRFSDRQYGVWDEKNLNTPLRLDTIDSSSGVLTPFYDHDTRVVFVAGKGDGNIRYYEITDSPPYCHFLSQYISGEPQRGFGVMPKRGCKVSQCEIFRFYKLYATKAICEPISMIVPRKSDQFQPDLYPDTASPTPAMSAEEWFAGTTRGPVLMSMKTGMTIKTHRPLPLRPTESSSDKNADKKYAFLSRETRADYRPLEASVKTSSSTDKDLKTSTNLDTKFQALQKLWGCNVKNMGDNKEQCSTNSSGIESEKTYTSTKNTINKMNIKSGDSPHKLTSYAMQEKEIEILEKPSPKTESESNPNESQEAAAAEAP encoded by the exons ATGGTGGATACGAGAGCGTGTCAGAAGCCTTCCAGCAGG AACACATTCCGAGGCATCCGGTCCTCAAAGTTCCGGCACGTGTATGGCAAAGGCGCCCGCAAGGAGAACTGCTACGAGAATGTGCTCATCACGCAGAAGGCGCACGACACAGCTGCCTGCGCGGTCAACCCAAAGTTTGTGGCCATCGCTGTGgaagtggcaggaggaggagccttcATAGTGCTGCCTCTTGACAAG ACGGGGCGCATAGACATCAACACTCCGAAGGTGACGGGACACGCAGGACCGGTGCTGGATCTCAAGTGGTGTCCCTTTAATGACAACCTCATTGCATCAGGGGCAGATGACTGTACTATAAAGTTATGGCACATACCGGATGGAGGACTCAAGGCTAACCTGACAGAGCCCCTGGCCGACCTGCAGGGCCATCAGCGACGCGTGTCCATTGTGGAGTGGCACCCGACGGCTGAGAATGTGTTGTTCTCTGCAGGTTATGACTATCAG ATCCTGGTGTGGGACGCTCGCCGAGGAGTCCTCATGCAGACCCTTGATCTCCACACCGATGTGATATACAGCCTCTCTCTGAACCGCGACGGCTCCCGCATGGCTACCACCAGCAGGGACAAGCGCCTCAGAATTATTGACCCGCTCTCTGGGAAGGTCCTGCAG GAGGGACTGTGTCATGAGGGCTCCAAGGCATGCAAGGCAGTGTACTGTGGGGACATGGGGCTGGTCTTCACCACGGGCTTCAGTAGGTTTAGTGACCGTCAGTACGGAGTGTGGGACGAGAAGAACCTCAACACTCCCCTTCGTCTTGACACCATTGACTCCTCTTCAGGGGTGCTGACACCCTTCTATGACCACGACACAAGGGTGGTCTTTGTGGCCGGCAAG GGAGATGGTAACATCCGGTACTATGAGATCACAGACAGCCCCCCCTACTGCCACTTCCTCAGCCAGTATATATCAGGAGAACCACAG AGAGGATTTGGTGTGATGCCTAAGAGAGGCTGTAAAGTGTCTCAGTGTGAGATATTCCGTTTCTACAAATTGTATGCCACCAAGGCCATCTGTGAACCCATCTCCATGATAGTACCCAGGAAG AGTGACCAGTTCCAGCCTGACCTGTACCCTGACACAGCCTCCCCCACACCAGCCATGTCAGCTGAGGAGTGGTTCGCGGGCACCACCAGAGGGCCAGTTCTGATGTCAATGAAGACAG GAATGACCATCAAGACTCACCGGCCTCTCCCACTGAGACCAACCGAGTCCTCCTCTGACAAAAATGCCGACAAGAAGTATGCTTTCCTCTCCCGGGAGACGCGAGCCGACTACCGGCCGCTGGAGGCAAGT GTCAAGACCTCCAGTAGCACAGACAAAGATCTCAAGACTTCCACTAATTTGGACACGAAATTCCAAGCTCTACAAAAACTCTGGGGATGCAATGTTAAGAATATG GGAGACAACAAAGAGCAGTGTTCCACCAATAGCAGTGGGATTGAAAGTGAAAAGACTTACACATCCACCAAAAACACCATCAATAAAATGAACATCAAGTCTGGGGACTCTCCCCACAAGTTGACTAGCTATGCTATGCAAGAAAAAGAGATTGAGATCTTGGAGAAGCCTTCCCCAAAGACTGAATCTGAG TCCAACCCCAATGAATCACAGGAAGCGGCCGCAGCAGAAG CTCCGTAG
- the LOC135106322 gene encoding coronin-1A-like isoform X12 — protein sequence MVDTRACQKPSSRQNTFRGIRSSKFRHVYGKGARKENCYENVLITQKAHDTAACAVNPKFVAIAVEVAGGGAFIVLPLDKTGRIDINTPKVTGHAGPVLDLKWCPFNDNLIASGADDCTIKLWHIPDGGLKANLTEPLADLQGHQRRVSIVEWHPTAENVLFSAGYDYQILVWDARRGVLMQTLDLHTDVIYSLSLNRDGSRMATTSRDKRLRIIDPLSGKVLQEGLCHEGSKACKAVYCGDMGLVFTTGFSRFSDRQYGVWDEKNLNTPLRLDTIDSSSGVLTPFYDHDTRVVFVAGKGDGNIRYYEITDSPPYCHFLSQYISGEPQRGFGVMPKRGCKVSQCEIFRFYKLYATKAICEPISMIVPRKSDQFQPDLYPDTASPTPAMSAEEWFAGTTRGPVLMSMKTGMTIKTHRPLPLRPTESSSDKNADKKYAFLSRETRADYRPLEASVKTSSSTDKDLKTSTNLDTKFQALQKLWGCNVKNMGDNKEQCSTNSSGIESEKTYTSTKNTINKMNIKSGDSPHKLTSYAMQEKEIEILEKPSPKTESESNPNESQEAAAAEAP from the exons ATGGTGGATACGAGAGCGTGTCAGAAGCCTTCCAGCAGG CAGAACACATTCCGAGGCATCCGGTCCTCAAAGTTCCGGCACGTGTATGGCAAAGGCGCCCGCAAGGAGAACTGCTACGAGAATGTGCTCATCACGCAGAAGGCGCACGACACAGCTGCCTGCGCGGTCAACCCAAAGTTTGTGGCCATCGCTGTGgaagtggcaggaggaggagccttcATAGTGCTGCCTCTTGACAAG ACGGGGCGCATAGACATCAACACTCCGAAGGTGACGGGACACGCAGGACCGGTGCTGGATCTCAAGTGGTGTCCCTTTAATGACAACCTCATTGCATCAGGGGCAGATGACTGTACTATAAAGTTATGGCACATACCGGATGGAGGACTCAAGGCTAACCTGACAGAGCCCCTGGCCGACCTGCAGGGCCATCAGCGACGCGTGTCCATTGTGGAGTGGCACCCGACGGCTGAGAATGTGTTGTTCTCTGCAGGTTATGACTATCAG ATCCTGGTGTGGGACGCTCGCCGAGGAGTCCTCATGCAGACCCTTGATCTCCACACCGATGTGATATACAGCCTCTCTCTGAACCGCGACGGCTCCCGCATGGCTACCACCAGCAGGGACAAGCGCCTCAGAATTATTGACCCGCTCTCTGGGAAGGTCCTGCAG GAGGGACTGTGTCATGAGGGCTCCAAGGCATGCAAGGCAGTGTACTGTGGGGACATGGGGCTGGTCTTCACCACGGGCTTCAGTAGGTTTAGTGACCGTCAGTACGGAGTGTGGGACGAGAAGAACCTCAACACTCCCCTTCGTCTTGACACCATTGACTCCTCTTCAGGGGTGCTGACACCCTTCTATGACCACGACACAAGGGTGGTCTTTGTGGCCGGCAAG GGAGATGGTAACATCCGGTACTATGAGATCACAGACAGCCCCCCCTACTGCCACTTCCTCAGCCAGTATATATCAGGAGAACCACAG AGAGGATTTGGTGTGATGCCTAAGAGAGGCTGTAAAGTGTCTCAGTGTGAGATATTCCGTTTCTACAAATTGTATGCCACCAAGGCCATCTGTGAACCCATCTCCATGATAGTACCCAGGAAG AGTGACCAGTTCCAGCCTGACCTGTACCCTGACACAGCCTCCCCCACACCAGCCATGTCAGCTGAGGAGTGGTTCGCGGGCACCACCAGAGGGCCAGTTCTGATGTCAATGAAGACAG GAATGACCATCAAGACTCACCGGCCTCTCCCACTGAGACCAACCGAGTCCTCCTCTGACAAAAATGCCGACAAGAAGTATGCTTTCCTCTCCCGGGAGACGCGAGCCGACTACCGGCCGCTGGAGGCAAGT GTCAAGACCTCCAGTAGCACAGACAAAGATCTCAAGACTTCCACTAATTTGGACACGAAATTCCAAGCTCTACAAAAACTCTGGGGATGCAATGTTAAGAATATG GGAGACAACAAAGAGCAGTGTTCCACCAATAGCAGTGGGATTGAAAGTGAAAAGACTTACACATCCACCAAAAACACCATCAATAAAATGAACATCAAGTCTGGGGACTCTCCCCACAAGTTGACTAGCTATGCTATGCAAGAAAAAGAGATTGAGATCTTGGAGAAGCCTTCCCCAAAGACTGAATCTGAG TCCAACCCCAATGAATCACAGGAAGCGGCCGCAGCAGAAG CTCCGTAG